A region of Necator americanus strain Aroian chromosome I, whole genome shotgun sequence DNA encodes the following proteins:
- a CDS encoding hypothetical protein (NECATOR_CHRI.G4106.T2) has translation MRSNPRPNHHCFRSLIRVKKKLFADHLNEGVAALALDRQPLGSVYQLVLLNTSFGGRLCGCSALSVFHKMSDNLKEISLSEVEKHSTVESCWIVMEGKVYDVSKFLNEHPGGAEVIAELAGKDATASFEDVGHSKDAREMAKEYLIGKVQATTDCIFH, from the exons ATGCGCTCCAATCCGAGGCCAAATCATCATTGTTTT AGAAGCCTGATTCGAGTGAAAAAGAAGCTGTTCGCCGATCATCTAAATGAAGGTGTTGCAGCGTTAGCGCTGGACCGTCAGCCTCTTGGCTCCGTATATCAACTAGTTTTACTGAATACCAGTTTTGGAGGACGATTATGCGGTTGTTCAGCCCTAAGTGTTTTTCACAA AATGTCGGACAATTTGAAAGAGATCTCTCTTTCCGAGGTGGAGAAACACTCGACTGTAGAATCCTGCTGGATAGTTATGGAAGGGAAG GTTTACGACGTTAGTAAGTTTCTGAATGAACATCCTGGCGGAGCAGAAGTAATTGCTGAACTTGCTGGAaag gatgCTACTGCTTCATTTGAAGATGTAGGACATTCCAAAGACGCTAGAGAAATGGCTAAGGAATATCTTATTG GCAAAGTTCAGGCGACCA CTG ATTGTATCTTCCACTGA
- a CDS encoding hypothetical protein (NECATOR_CHRI.G4107.T1), whose amino-acid sequence MVKKDLRAVDVNRQFRRDARLCGVWNTDEWIDSVLPHAEDEEGWAELCSRTTHLDEDAGNPPGDNMSSLAEMSNANRNNQ is encoded by the coding sequence ATGGTGAAAAAGGACCTGAGGGCAGTCGACGTgaataggcagttcaggcgagacgcaAGGCTTTGCGGGGTATGGAACACCGACGAATGGATCGATTCTGTCCTACCTCATGCTGAAGATgaagaaggttgggcagagctatgttcaaggacgacccACCTCGACGAAGATGCGGGGAATCCGCCAGGCGATAATATGAGCTCCCTGGCCGAAATGTCAAACGCTAACAGAAACAACCAATGA
- a CDS encoding hypothetical protein (NECATOR_CHRI.G4106.T3): MERVGKYCLVLRKVYDQEGINSSQSVSIRKKLRRILSELDESDENTQALELFWKTAYYEPLMKLRKQKNVDTNWFNVMVSVFCGELQSMLAESARHAAMYNLFLGDLHRYLTNAEQSSLSVVYYRRAVEMDADVGQAFNQLAINETPVNSVRLFLLALLARRPFQKAWDNLKKTFEQKINDPISSFALSIPFIILVSYSRSNLDSEGIRLVEAIKSLNDPLLNLQLSSLLLILSLSSRLAVEGGNEDAFIGCVTLLCNCYLPLIDKVVITQSEEAKDDDEVIRIRRRRVISESDHEEDSRSRDSSSSDQSESERDDLPREQEVNIQGGWILAAICEWLVYISPQLHSLKNMKKTPIPAAFLNVFHSLIDKLIHQLNQSAKAMRTVEDADEEIHWLLFGASITDDTRAIRQTAHWAFKLCAVDTAPIEFAGYFRRRGPTAETVELQRKMAQLHTETVRKEALNSQWMPVYIVLDYDVLLQRLKTVCPLVNSSSLIAVIPSFVLRKLDANKNLCAEARPAIRMCEMWQTRGRIRVVTASTHAECCSNLAESVSAAGDLTAESPTHALVALLVEDLESFHEMQIPSVAIYHIESFFERWNKGSSSSARRTR, encoded by the exons ATGGAGCGTGTTGGAAAATACTGCCTAGTGCTCCGCAAAGTGTATGATCAGGAAGGAATCAATTCCTCTCAGTCTGTATCCATTCGAAAGAA GCTTAGACGCATACTTTCTGAATTGGACGAATCAGATGAAAATACACAGGCACTAGAATTATTTTGGAAAACAGCGTACTATGAGCCATTAATGAaactaagaaaacaaaag AATGTTGACACCAACTGGTTCAATGTTATGGTGTCAGTTTTTTGTGGAGAGCTGCAAAGTATGCTGGCAGAGAGTGCGAGACATGCTGCGATGTATAATCTGTTCCTTGGAGATCTGCACAG GTACCTTACCAACGCAGAGCAATCATCGCTGTCAGTCGTTTATTATCGCCGTGCCGTTGAAATGGATGCTGATGTGGGACAAGCGTTCAACCAACTCGCTATCAATGAAACTCCCGTCAACTCTGTGAG GCTTTTCTTGCTTGCACTATTGGCTCGGCGGCCATTCCAGAAAGCGTGGGATAATCTGAAAAAGACgtttgaacaaaaaatcaacgaCCCAATTTCGTCCTTTGCTCTCTCGATCCCATTCATAATTTTGGTTTCTTACAG TAGATCGAACTTGGATAGTGAAGGCATTCGACTGGTAGAAGCCATCAAATCTTTGAATGACCCTCTCCTCAATCTCCAGCTCTCTTCTTTGTTATTGATACTTTCGCTTAGTAGCAGGCTAGCTGTGGAAGGTGGAAACG AGGATGCCTTCATCGGTTGTGTTACCCTGTTGTGCAATTGTTACCTACCTCTAATCGATAAAGTTGTTATCACTCAATCAGAAGAAGCAAAGGATGATGATGAA GTGATTCGCATTCGTCGACGAAGAGTAATTAGTGAGTCCGATCATGAAGAAGACTCCAGAAGTAGAGACAGCAGCTCATCCGACCAGTCCGAAAGTGAACGTGATGATCTGCCCAGAGAACAAGAG GTGAACATCCAAGGAGGCTGGATCCTTGCGGCAATTTGTGAGTGGCTTGTTTACATTAGCCCTCAGTTGCACAGTCTAAAGAACATGAAGAAAACCCCTATCCCGGCTGCATTCCTCAAC gtgtttCACTCGCTAATTGATAAACTAATTCATCAACTGAATCAGTCCGCAAAAGCTATGCGTACTGTAGAAGATGCAGACGAGGAAATTCATTGGCTTCTATTTGGTGCCAGCATAACGGA TGATACTCGTGCTATTCGTCAGACAGCTCATTGGGCTTTCAAGCTGTGTGCCGTTGATACTGCACCGATTGAATTTGCAGGATATTTCCGAAGGAGAGGTCCAACTGCAGAGACGGTTGAGCTGCAACGGAAAATGGCGCAGCTGCACACTGAGACAGTTCGCAAGGAG GCACTGAATTCCCAATGGATGCCCGTCTACATAGTGCTCGATTACGATGTGCTCCTTCAACGGCTTAAAACAGTTTGTCCGTTGGTGAACTCCTCCTCTCTGATAGCCGTGATACCATCGTTtgttttacggaaattagatGCCAATAAG AATTTATGCGCTGAAGCTCGACCAGCAATTCGAATGTGCGAAATGTGGCAGACACGTGGGCGTATTCGTGTAGTGACAGCGTCAACACATGCCGAATGTTGTAGCAACTTGGCGGAATCGGTCAGCGCAGCTGGTGACCTAACGGCAGAGTCACCTACACACGCTTTGGTAGCATTATTAGTGGAGGATTTGGAGAGTTTTCACGAAATGCAGATTCCAT CGGTCGCCATCTACCACATTGAGAGTTTTTTCGAGCGCTGGAACAAAGGATCGTCGTCGTCGGCTCGACGAACGCGTTAG
- a CDS encoding hypothetical protein (NECATOR_CHRI.G4108.T1), which translates to MYSGEINALKDEGSCIVCPIGRAFADGQNYDLPIRIRTPIKRSIYKRNFLNKVTSVCFLIVIFEEPIVEFRIYPEFDLKYIRAEGIGPGAANEGLLFYGAH; encoded by the exons ATGTACTCGGGAGAAATTAACGCTCTCAAGGATGAGGGAAGTTGCATTGTTTGCCCAATAGGGCGAGCATTTGCG GATGGGCAGAATTACGACCTTCCGATCAGGATTCGTACTCCTATCAAGCGTAGTATTTACAAAAG aaatttcctgAACAAAGTAACCTCCGTTTGTTTTCTGATCGTCATATTTGAAGAACCTATTGTTGAATTTCGTATTTACCCGGAGTTCGATTTGAAG TATATAAGAGCGGAAGGTATTGGGCCAGGTGCAGCCAATGAAGGTCTCCTCTTTTATGGAGCACATTGA
- a CDS encoding hypothetical protein (NECATOR_CHRI.G4109.T1) gives MKVSSFMEHIDRLKEEFTFMHNQLQQQRNELEKLNAEKENMQRHYMLYYEFQCGMNMEIQKQSELCKRYTAIITQLLPFLPPEHAQQAVTAMERAKQISAQEVGQLMQSNAHSQQMAAMMPTIAGLPGALGMPPVGFQQALAAAAMGAAHRVPEASSSTAPPDRHDQPSRQSSSRPRSISPNGSTSKRMKVEEEPDGDGELEIDVQNDDAGGAGHSNGTSSAPPSSLKVPKADGRDSTNSVASSGASTPGPKARNPLEQMGLPGGVFGNLGMNMNPLAAAFSRGGLPPIFDQHAQARMAAGMGIGGPAGGLLNGKPAYSFRTVDGGVLQPTVFPSDAFNAPGIPKSVNRKFELPHGEVVCAVTIAKDNRSVYTGGKGCVKIWDITRPLENLRTPVSTLECLQGNYIRSCKLSPDSSSLIVGGEANIITIWDLQTGTIRTELDSESQACYALALSHDHKLLFACCADGNIVVWDIESRTKVTSLPGHQEGASCIDLSSDGTRLWTGGLDNTVRTWDLRERRQLSQFDFPSQIFSLGCCPTEDWVAVGMENNNVEVLNTTRTEKYQLHQHESCVLSLKFAHSGRWFVSTGKDNVLNAWRTPYGASLLQAKESSSVLSCDIASDDSLIVTGSGEKKATVYEVTTYS, from the exons ATGAAGGTCTCCTCTTTTATGGAGCACATTGACCGCCTTAAGGAGGAGTTTACCTTCATGCACAATCAGTTGCAACAACAAAGA AATGAGCTGGAAAAACTGAATGCCGAAAAAGAGAACATGCAACGTCACTACATGTTGTACTATGAATTTCAGTGCGGAATGAACATGGAAATTCAAAAGCAGAGTGAACTTTGTAAACGATATACAGCTATTATCACAcag CTTCTCCCATTCCTGCCACCCGagcacgctcagcaagcagtAACCGCGATGGAACGAGCAAAACAG atatCGGCGCAAGAAGTCGGTCAATTAATGCAATCAAACGCTCATTCACAACAAATGGCTGCAATGATGCCTACAATAGCTGGTTTGCCGGGTGCACTTGGCATGCCTCCTGTTGGTTTTCAACAAGCCCTAGCTGCCGCAGCGATGGGAGCTGCTCATCGAGTGCCTGAAGCCAGCTCCTCCACAGCCCCTCCGGATAGGCATGATCAGCCCAGTAGACAGTCAAG CTCGCGTCCTcgctcaatttctcctaatgGTTCAACATCAAAACGGATGAAAGTTGAAGAAGAGCCAGACGGAGACGGCGAATTGGAAATTGATGTGCAAAATGATGATGCCGGCGGCGCTGGACACTCAAACGGTACTAGTAGTGCCCCGCCTTCCTCTCTCAAA GTTCCAAAAGCAGATGGAAGGGATTCTACGAATAGCGTAGCTTCAAGTGGTGCCAGCACTCCCGGTCCTAAGGCACGGAATCCACTGGAACAAATGGGTCTTCCTGGCGGGGTCTTTG gtAATCTAGGCATGAATATGAATCCACTCGCAGCAGCGTTTAGTCGCGGTGGACTACCTCCGATATTTGATCAACATGCTCAG gcTCGAATGGCAGCCGGCATGGGTATAGGAGGCCCTGCAGGAGGACTTTTGAACGGAAAACCTGCATATTCGTTCCGCACTGTTGATGGTGGTGTATTGCAACCAACAGTGTTTCCTAGTGATGCTTTCAATGCCCCTGGAATACCAAAAAGTGTCAACCGGAAGTTCGAACTTCCTCACGGAGAG GTCGTTTGTGCTGTGACTATTGCAAAAGATAACCGAAGTGTATACACGGGAGGTAAAGGATGTGTGAag ATATGGGATATAACTCGCCCGTTGGAGAATTTGCGAACTCCTGTTTCTACGTTAGAATGTCTCCAAGGAAACTATATTCGGTCATGCAAACTGTCGCCCGATAGCTCGAGTCTCATTGTTGGAGGAGAGGCAAATATAATCACGATATGGGATTTACAG ACGGGCACAATTCGCACAGAACTTGACAGCGAATCGCAAGCATGCTACGCTTTAGCTCTTTCCCATGATCACAAGTTGTTGTTTGCGTGCTGCGCCGATGGAAACATCGTGGTTTGGGATATTGAATCAAGAACTAAG GTCACATCTCTACCAGGGCATCAAGAAGGTGCTTCTTGTATCGATCTCTCCTCAGATGGAACTCGTCTTTGGACTGGAGGTTTAGATAATACTGTCAGAACATGGGACCTCCGAGAACGACGGCAATTAAGT CAATTCGACTTTCCAAGCCAGATCTTCAGTCTTGGGTGTTGTCCAACAGAGGACTGGGTAGCAGTTGGTATGGAAAACAATAACGTAGAG GTGTTGAATACCACGCGGACGGAAAAATACCAACTACATCAGCATGAATCGTGTGTATTATCGCTGAAGTTTGCCCATTCTGGCCGGTGGTTCGTCTCAACGGGAAAA GACAATGTGTTGAATGCGTGGAGGACCCCATATGGCGCGTCATTGCTTCAGGCGAAGGAATCGTCGTCGGTGCTGTCCTGTGACATCGCTAGTGATGACTCCTTGATCGTGACAGGGTCAGGTGAAAAGAAAGCGACTGTTTATGAGGTGACCACGTACAGTTGA
- a CDS encoding hypothetical protein (NECATOR_CHRI.G4109.T2), producing MHNQLQQQRNELEKLNAEKENMQRHYMLYYEFQCGMNMEIQKQSELCKRYTAIITQLLPFLPPEHAQQAVTAMERAKQISAQEVGQLMQSNAHSQQMAAMMPTIAGLPGALGMPPVGFQQALAAAAMGAAHRVPEASSSTAPPDRHDQPSRQSSSRPRSISPNGSTSKRMKVEEEPDGDGELEIDVQNDDAGGAGHSNGTSSAPPSSLKVPKADGRDSTNSVASSGASTPGPKARNPLEQMGLPGGVFGNLGMNMNPLAAAFSRGGLPPIFDQHAQARMAAGMGIGGPAGGLLNGKPAYSFRTVDGGVLQPTVFPSDAFNAPGIPKSVNRKFELPHGEVVCAVTIAKDNRSVYTGGKGCVKIWDITRPLENLRTPVSTLECLQGNYIRSCKLSPDSSSLIVGGEANIITIWDLQTGTIRTELDSESQACYALALSHDHKLLFACCADGNIVVWDIESRTKVTSLPGHQEGASCIDLSSDGTRLWTGGLDNTVRTWDLRERRQLSQFDFPSQIFSLGCCPTEDWVAVGMENNNVEVLNTTRTEKYQLHQHESCVLSLKFAHSGRWFVSTGKDNVLNAWRTPYGASLLQAKESSSVLSCDIASDDSLIVTGSGEKKATVYEVTTYS from the exons ATGCACAATCAGTTGCAACAACAAAGA AATGAGCTGGAAAAACTGAATGCCGAAAAAGAGAACATGCAACGTCACTACATGTTGTACTATGAATTTCAGTGCGGAATGAACATGGAAATTCAAAAGCAGAGTGAACTTTGTAAACGATATACAGCTATTATCACAcag CTTCTCCCATTCCTGCCACCCGagcacgctcagcaagcagtAACCGCGATGGAACGAGCAAAACAG atatCGGCGCAAGAAGTCGGTCAATTAATGCAATCAAACGCTCATTCACAACAAATGGCTGCAATGATGCCTACAATAGCTGGTTTGCCGGGTGCACTTGGCATGCCTCCTGTTGGTTTTCAACAAGCCCTAGCTGCCGCAGCGATGGGAGCTGCTCATCGAGTGCCTGAAGCCAGCTCCTCCACAGCCCCTCCGGATAGGCATGATCAGCCCAGTAGACAGTCAAG CTCGCGTCCTcgctcaatttctcctaatgGTTCAACATCAAAACGGATGAAAGTTGAAGAAGAGCCAGACGGAGACGGCGAATTGGAAATTGATGTGCAAAATGATGATGCCGGCGGCGCTGGACACTCAAACGGTACTAGTAGTGCCCCGCCTTCCTCTCTCAAA GTTCCAAAAGCAGATGGAAGGGATTCTACGAATAGCGTAGCTTCAAGTGGTGCCAGCACTCCCGGTCCTAAGGCACGGAATCCACTGGAACAAATGGGTCTTCCTGGCGGGGTCTTTG gtAATCTAGGCATGAATATGAATCCACTCGCAGCAGCGTTTAGTCGCGGTGGACTACCTCCGATATTTGATCAACATGCTCAG gcTCGAATGGCAGCCGGCATGGGTATAGGAGGCCCTGCAGGAGGACTTTTGAACGGAAAACCTGCATATTCGTTCCGCACTGTTGATGGTGGTGTATTGCAACCAACAGTGTTTCCTAGTGATGCTTTCAATGCCCCTGGAATACCAAAAAGTGTCAACCGGAAGTTCGAACTTCCTCACGGAGAG GTCGTTTGTGCTGTGACTATTGCAAAAGATAACCGAAGTGTATACACGGGAGGTAAAGGATGTGTGAag ATATGGGATATAACTCGCCCGTTGGAGAATTTGCGAACTCCTGTTTCTACGTTAGAATGTCTCCAAGGAAACTATATTCGGTCATGCAAACTGTCGCCCGATAGCTCGAGTCTCATTGTTGGAGGAGAGGCAAATATAATCACGATATGGGATTTACAG ACGGGCACAATTCGCACAGAACTTGACAGCGAATCGCAAGCATGCTACGCTTTAGCTCTTTCCCATGATCACAAGTTGTTGTTTGCGTGCTGCGCCGATGGAAACATCGTGGTTTGGGATATTGAATCAAGAACTAAG GTCACATCTCTACCAGGGCATCAAGAAGGTGCTTCTTGTATCGATCTCTCCTCAGATGGAACTCGTCTTTGGACTGGAGGTTTAGATAATACTGTCAGAACATGGGACCTCCGAGAACGACGGCAATTAAGT CAATTCGACTTTCCAAGCCAGATCTTCAGTCTTGGGTGTTGTCCAACAGAGGACTGGGTAGCAGTTGGTATGGAAAACAATAACGTAGAG GTGTTGAATACCACGCGGACGGAAAAATACCAACTACATCAGCATGAATCGTGTGTATTATCGCTGAAGTTTGCCCATTCTGGCCGGTGGTTCGTCTCAACGGGAAAA GACAATGTGTTGAATGCGTGGAGGACCCCATATGGCGCGTCATTGCTTCAGGCGAAGGAATCGTCGTCGGTGCTGTCCTGTGACATCGCTAGTGATGACTCCTTGATCGTGACAGGGTCAGGTGAAAAGAAAGCGACTGTTTATGAGGTGACCACGTACAGTTGA